A section of the Citrus sinensis cultivar Valencia sweet orange chromosome 8, DVS_A1.0, whole genome shotgun sequence genome encodes:
- the LOC102626539 gene encoding interactor of constitutive active ROPs 3, with protein MQTPKARSGSSEAPLKVSPRAVRQLNTTALESKSASSSNQTCRTPKDKSPKVIDRRSPRSPVSERKRPSRISELESQVSRLQEDLKKAKNQLSSSESWKQQAQQDAEDSKKQLLALSSKLQESQKQLQELSASEEARAVELQKVSQETDQSCQSELQAIQNQHSIDSAALASALNELQQLKAQFEMVAESEAAQTKNAESAHLELQSLKGNLIETISLMENMKNQLRESKESETQAQALARETLLQLETAKLSVEALRAEGMKAIEAYSSIASELERSRTRINLLEGLVSKLEADTSNANRNLSQNCSGDYDLGQKIKENQDTMESKHLEEELSSLKSEVGWLRSALEIAETKLNEGQIQSTVKIKSAFEQLEQIKHQSGLREVELEAELQKAKSDIEELKANLMDKETELQGISEENEGLHMQLDKNLMCQRESQLNNDLRKLAQAVEDLKANLMDKETELQNISEENEMLKLEISKRELDTPNRNSNLAAEVEAARSAEKEALMKLGLLMEEADKSNRRAARMAEQLEAAQSANCEAEAELRRLKVQSDQWRKAAEAAASMLSTGNNGKCMERSGSIDSNYNPITGKIPLPYSDDIDDDLLKKKNGNVLKKIGVLWKKPQK; from the exons AAGTGGATCCTCAGAGGCACCCCTAAAAGTCTCCCCTCGAGCAGTTCGACAACTCAATACAACTGCATTAGAGTCCAAGTCAGCATCGTCATCAAATCAAACTTGTAGAACACCAAAAGATAAAAGCCCTAAGGTCATTGATCGCAGATCACCCAGAAGCCCAGTGTCTGAG AGGAAGCGGCCCAGCAGAATATCTGAGTTGGAATCTCAGGTTTCTAGACTTCAGGAGGACTTGAAGAAGGCGAAGAATCAGCTAAGTTCATCTGAATCATGGAAGCAGCAAGCTCAGCAAGATGCAGAGGACTCCAAAAAACAACTACTGGCACTGTCCTCAAAGCTGCAAGAATCCCAGAAGCAGCTTCAGGAACTCTCTGCTTCTGAGGAAGCTCGCGCAGTTGAGCTTCAAAAGGTCTCCCAAGAAACAGATCAATCATGCCAATCTGAGCTTCAGGCTATCCAGAATCAGCATTCAATTGACTCAGCAGCCTTGGCCTCTGCCTTGAATGAGCTCCAGCAACTTAAGGCTCAGTTTGAAATGGTAGCTGAATCTGAGGCTGCACAGACCAAGAATGCAGAATCAGCACATTTGGAGCTCCAAAGCTTGAAAGGAAACCTGATAGAAACTATTTCTCTCATGgaaaacatgaaaaatcaGCTAAGAGAAAGCAAAGAATCGGAAACTCAGGCCCAAGCATTGGCCAGGGAAACTCTGCTTCAACTTGAAACTGCAAAACTATCTGTAGAGGCACTCAGAGCAGAAGGCATGAAAGCCATTGAAGCTTACAGCTCCATTGCTTCAGAGTTAGAACGGTCGAGGACGCGCATAAACTTGTTAGAAGGGCTTGTTAGTAAACTTGAAGCTGACACCAGTAATGCCAATAGAAATCTTTCACAAAATTGTTCTGGTGATTATGACCTTgggcaaaaaattaaagaaaatcaagacaCCATGGAGTCAAAACATCTTGAAGAGGAGCTTTCTTCTTTGAAGTCAGAAGTAGGATGGCTGAGATCTGCTTTAGAAATTGCTGAGACTAAACTGAATGAAGGACAAATCCAGAGCACAGTGAAGATAAAAAGTGCTTTTGAACAGTTGGAGCAGATAAAACATCAGTCAGGCCTAAGGGAGGTTGAACTGGAAGCAGAACTACAGAAGGCAAAATCTGACATTGAGGAGTTGAAGGCCAACCTGATGGATAAAGAAACTGAACTGCAGGGTATTTCAGAAGAGAATGAGGGGCTACACATGCAACTCGACAAAAATCTAATGTGCCAGAGGGAATCTCAACTGAACAATGATCTGCGGAAACTTGCACAAGCTGTTGAAGATTTGAAGGCAAATTTAATGGATAAGGAGACAGAACTGCAAAATATATCTGAGGAGAATGAGATGCTGAAGCTGGAAATCAGCAAAAGGGAATTGGACACTCCTAATAGGAACAGTAATTTGGCTGCAGAAGTAGAGGCAGCTAGGTCTGCTGAGAAAGAGGCACTGATGAAGCTCGGGCTTCTAATGGAGGAGGCTGATAAGAGTAACAGGAGAGCCGCAAGAATGGCTGAGCAGCTTGAGGCAGCACAGTCGGCAAACTGTGAAGCCGAGGCAGAGTTGAGAAGGCTAAAAGTGCAGTCCGACCAGTGGAGAAAGGCTGCTGAGGCGGCTGCCTCTATGCTTTCAACTGGAAACAATGGGAAATGTATGGAGAGAAGTGGATCAATTGACAGCAACTATAATCCTATTACCGGAAAGATACCTTTACCTTATTCGGATGACATAGATGATGATTtgctgaagaagaagaatggaAACGTATTAAAGAAGATTGGCGTGTTGTGGAAGAAACCACAGAAATAG
- the LOC102627205 gene encoding 40S ribosomal protein S23, with translation MGKTRGMGAGRKLKSHRRRQRWADKSYKKSHLGNEWKKPFAGSSHAKGIVLEKIGIEAKQPNSAIRKCARVQLIKNGKKIAAFVPNDGCLNYIEENDEVLIAGFGRKGHAVGDIPGVRFKVVKVSGVSLLALFKEKKEKPRS, from the exons ATGGG GAAGACACGTGGAATGGGAGCTGGTCGCAAGCTGAAGAGCCACCGCAGAAGACAAAGGTGGGCTGATAAGTCATACAAGAAATCCCACCTTGGCAATGAATGGAAGAAGCCATTTGCTGGCTCTTCCCATGCAAAAGGCATTGTTCTTGAGAAAAT CGGTATCGAGGCAAAGCAGCCCAACTCTGCTATCAGAAAATGCGCTCGAGTTCAGCTGATCAAGAATGGAAAGAAGATTGCAGCTTTCGTACCAAACGATGGTTGTTTGAACTACATTGAAGAAAAT GACGAGGTACTTATTGCAGGATTTGGTCGAAAGGGGCATGCTGTGGGAGATATTCCTGGTGTTAGATTTAAGGTTGTCAAGGTTTCAGGCGTGTCTCTTCTGGCCCTCTTCaaggagaagaaggagaaacCAAGATCCTAA
- the LOC102627491 gene encoding dof zinc finger protein DOF2.1-like has product MDASSGQHQEMATHSLESMLVCSKAQQERKPRPQPEQALKCPRCDSTNTKFCYYNNYSLSQPRYFCKSCRRYWTKGGTLRNVPVGGGCRKNKRSSSSSSKRSQDQPLMSSNTSPLTNFPPLSYDTNDLSLAFARLQKQNGGQLGFDDQHDFSILGNPVSSHCDILGNPSISSSTSATTTPAFLDALRSGFLDTHNNFQNLYYGFGNANSMGEVDHHHHHHHHVNHNHDHGASAEMLMPFGDHQMSATNATTTAVTVTTMKQELCNSRESENSKVLWGFPWQLNNADASMNNELNSTWHGLLNSPLM; this is encoded by the exons ATGGATGCTTCAAGTGGACAACATCAG GAAATGGCTACTCATTCATTGGAAAGCATGTTGGTTTGCTCAAAAGCACAACAAGAAAGGAAGCCAAGGCCTCAACCAGAACAAGCTCTCAAATGCCCAAGATGTGACTCCACCAACACAAAATTCTGCTACTACAACAACTACAGCCTCTCTCAGCCAAGATACTTCTGCAAATCTTGCAGGAGGTATTGGACCAAAGGCGGCACACTCAGAAATGTTCCGGTGGGTGGAGGGTGCAGGAAAAACAAACGGTCGTCATCCTCGTCATCAAAGAGAAGCCAAGATCAACCATTGATGAGTTCCAACACAAGCCCTCTCACCAATTTCCCTCCCTTGAGTTATGACACCAATGACTTGAGTCTTGCATTTGCTAGGCTCCAAAAGCAAAACGGTGGGCAACTAGGGTTTGACGATCAGcatgatttttctattttgggGAACCCAGTAAGTAGCCACTGTGACATTCTTGGAAACCCTAGCATTAGCAGCAGCACTTCAGCTACAACAACCCCAGCATTTCTTGATGCACTAAGAAGTGGATTCCTAGACACCCACAACAATTTTCAGAATTTGTATTATGGGTTTGGTAATGCAAACAGTATGGGTGAAgttgatcatcatcatcatcatcatcatcatgttAATCACAATCATGATCATGGTGCTAGTGCAGAAATGTTAATGCCATTTGGAGACCATCAAATGAGCGCTACAAATGCAACAACAACAGCTGTCACAGTAACAACAATGAAGCAAGAGTTGTGCAACAGCAGAGAAAGTGAGAACAGCAAGGTCTTGTGGGGCTTCCCATGGCAGCTCAACAATGCAGATGCTAGCATGAACAATGAACTTAATTCAACTTGGCATGGATTACTCAATAGCCCTCTAATGTAA